A region of Deltaproteobacteria bacterium DNA encodes the following proteins:
- a CDS encoding MMPL family transporter, translating into MTDLQNQKTPEAFFLKLFKLKTPLLIAFAFLLTLLAISSTGIRLKEDIMDLLPLDDPVINKHHTIIKGFNRMDLTFFDIGPLNDKAKVSPDDMIKTGDRLVEKLNGEGLFSEIFYRWDESDLMETLELLGKHRSSLFTAEDEIKLEEKLEPQRIRKNLINWRRILTESPTPAISRSFYNDPLSMDSLILSKIAALRTSGTAVKMEQGRVFSSDLKHLLILAKPKFPGTDSVHAKKLVASIEQAIHEITHSPRNKGIRIAYLGSHRFSLDNSTMIKGDIERTLTISLIAIIILSLLVYRRPLLSIITVLPAFFGAFFASGILRIISPEISAISIGCGAMLAGIAVDYGIHILFHIDRSLEAEHDHNEIAATLGRLIRPLFLGATTTIGAFLCLQASLMPGLRQLGLFAAFGIGGAFLFSILALPLIIPKGAAKKGREPVIKVSNIFPPYFKWVEKNRAIIIIIVSGLTLISLYGLKGLGFEGDIQKLNAASKETKKDWKEIIKNFGSTMSSTSVAVKSSSTEEALNLNDKLFDELLKLREEGLIASIQSASELIPGSEKQQMNIKRWNTFWHEERLAKVADDLKKAALEVRMRTQILMRALAGLPGVSPSLAVEELNKGFLKNILSSNLSITEEETFILTNLKLTDYKNYSQVARSIESSVPQAIITNSRHFAQHMINLIYNELERLGGLALIIVTFIIIAWRRKRGNTPALILPLLLSLFWTFGIMGLTGIKLNIMNAIIVIFIFGLVIDYAIFLQAAWRNSDAGEANHLSITCGAITISATTTLCGLGSLLFADHPALHAIGLTAFLGICCGLAAVMLLIPLSGKRDL; encoded by the coding sequence ATGACCGACCTTCAAAATCAAAAAACCCCGGAGGCTTTTTTTCTCAAGCTTTTTAAGCTAAAAACCCCTCTCCTCATCGCTTTTGCATTCCTTTTAACCCTCCTGGCTATTTCTTCAACAGGTATCCGGCTGAAGGAAGACATTATGGACCTTCTCCCCCTTGATGATCCCGTCATCAATAAGCATCATACCATCATCAAGGGATTCAACAGGATGGACCTCACCTTCTTCGATATAGGCCCCTTAAATGATAAGGCGAAGGTAAGTCCCGACGATATGATCAAAACCGGAGACAGGCTGGTGGAAAAGCTTAATGGAGAGGGACTTTTTTCAGAAATCTTCTACAGGTGGGATGAAAGCGACTTAATGGAGACACTGGAATTGCTTGGAAAGCACCGGTCATCACTTTTTACGGCGGAAGATGAAATAAAGCTTGAAGAAAAACTCGAACCGCAAAGGATCAGGAAAAACCTTATCAACTGGCGGCGTATTCTCACTGAATCTCCAACGCCGGCAATAAGCCGGTCCTTCTACAATGATCCTCTCTCCATGGACAGCCTCATTCTCTCAAAAATTGCAGCCTTAAGAACGAGCGGAACAGCGGTAAAAATGGAACAGGGCCGTGTTTTTTCTTCTGATTTGAAGCATCTTCTCATATTGGCAAAACCGAAATTTCCCGGCACAGACAGCGTTCATGCAAAAAAGCTGGTTGCTTCAATAGAGCAGGCCATTCATGAAATCACCCATAGCCCCAGGAATAAAGGAATAAGAATTGCCTATCTCGGCAGCCACCGCTTCAGTCTCGACAATTCAACGATGATCAAGGGTGATATTGAAAGGACGCTCACCATCTCGCTTATTGCCATTATCATCCTGTCGCTCCTCGTCTACCGACGTCCTCTTCTCTCAATCATTACCGTGCTGCCCGCCTTTTTCGGCGCCTTTTTTGCCTCGGGCATTTTGAGGATTATTTCACCTGAAATTTCCGCCATATCCATCGGCTGCGGAGCCATGCTGGCAGGAATTGCCGTCGATTACGGCATCCACATCCTCTTTCATATAGACAGGTCTTTAGAAGCCGAACATGATCACAATGAAATCGCTGCAACCCTTGGCCGCCTCATAAGGCCCCTCTTCCTGGGCGCCACTACGACGATAGGCGCCTTCCTCTGTCTCCAGGCTTCTCTCATGCCGGGCCTTAGACAACTGGGGCTCTTTGCCGCTTTTGGTATTGGTGGCGCATTTCTTTTTTCCATCCTTGCCCTGCCCCTCATTATTCCTAAAGGAGCAGCCAAAAAAGGGAGAGAACCCGTCATTAAGGTAAGTAATATTTTTCCCCCTTATTTTAAGTGGGTGGAAAAAAACAGGGCCATTATTATTATTATCGTTTCAGGGCTCACATTAATCTCACTTTATGGATTAAAGGGACTTGGCTTCGAAGGTGATATTCAAAAATTAAACGCTGCATCGAAGGAAACAAAAAAAGACTGGAAGGAGATTATTAAAAACTTCGGTTCTACCATGAGTTCAACTTCAGTTGCCGTAAAATCCTCTTCAACAGAAGAAGCCTTAAATCTTAACGACAAGCTCTTTGATGAATTGCTGAAGCTCAGGGAGGAGGGACTTATTGCATCAATTCAATCAGCTTCGGAACTGATCCCCGGCAGTGAAAAACAGCAAATGAACATAAAGCGGTGGAATACCTTCTGGCACGAAGAGCGCCTTGCAAAAGTGGCTGACGATCTGAAAAAAGCGGCGCTGGAAGTAAGAATGCGAACACAAATATTAATGCGGGCCCTTGCCGGCCTGCCGGGAGTCTCACCATCCCTTGCCGTTGAAGAACTCAACAAAGGATTTCTGAAAAATATCCTTTCCAGCAACCTCTCTATCACAGAGGAAGAAACATTTATTCTGACCAACCTCAAACTGACCGATTACAAGAACTATAGCCAGGTAGCAAGATCGATAGAAAGCAGCGTCCCGCAAGCCATTATTACCAATAGCCGTCACTTTGCCCAACATATGATTAACCTTATTTACAATGAACTTGAACGGCTGGGCGGGCTGGCCTTAATAATCGTCACCTTTATTATCATTGCCTGGAGAAGAAAAAGGGGAAACACACCGGCCCTCATCCTCCCCCTCCTGCTTAGCCTTTTCTGGACCTTCGGAATTATGGGACTCACAGGAATTAAACTCAATATTATGAACGCCATTATCGTCATCTTCATCTTCGGCCTCGTCATCGATTACGCCATTTTTCTTCAGGCAGCCTGGAGAAATTCTGATGCAGGGGAAGCTAACCACCTCTCCATCACCTGCGGCGCCATCACCATTTCAGCGACAACCACCCTCTGCGGCCTCGGCTCCCTTCTCTTTGCTGACCACCCTGCCCTGCACGCCATCGGCCTTACCGCCTTTTTGGGCATATGCTGCGGCCTTGCCGCTGTTATGCTGCTTATTCCGCTGTCCGGGAAGAGAGATCTATAA